The stretch of DNA ATTCATTGATATTCTGCTTCAACTTAGCAGAGATATAGATTGTATGTAGTTCTTTATTAGCCATTCTTGGCTCCGCAGCCTTACTATCTATCTTATTAAAGATCGTAATCAAATGCTTCCTCTGTGCTAATCGTTGTATCTCAGCACATTCTTCTGCTGTTGGTACATCATCAACAACCCACAAAACAATGGCTGCCTCATCCATTTTCTGATAAGCGCGCTCAATACCTAACTTCTCAATTTGGTCGTCAGTATGACGAATTCCCGCTGTATCGATGAAGCGAAAGGTGACACCTTTGATTTCGGTAGTATCTTCAATGACATCACGGGTGGTACCATGAATGTTTGAGACGATGGCTTTCTCTTCATGGAGAAGACAATTCAATAGCGTTGATTTACCGACATTCGTCTTACCAACAATGGCTACAGGTACACCTTTTTTTAATGCTTTACCTGTTTCAAAAGAATCAGTGAGTGACTTTACTCTTTGATGAATCTTCTCTGCCAAAGCCTTCAGCTCAGTGCGGTCAGCAAACTCAAGTTCTTCATGATCAGAGAAGTCAAGTTCTAACTCTAACAAAGAAGTCATCTTCAATAGCTGCTCACGCAAGAGTGAAAGTTCAGAACTAAAATGACCTTTAAGCTGACTTAATGCCACTTGATGCGACGCTCGGTTAGAAGCAGCAATAAGGTCGGCAACAGCCTCAGCCTGACTGAGATCCATCTTACCATTCATATAAGCCCGCTGTGTATATTCACCAGGCTGAGCTTGACGGCATCCAGCATCAATAAGTGCCTTAACTACTTGATTAAGAATATAAGCAGAACCATGACAAGATATCTCAGTACTATTCTCACCCGTATAACTATGAGGAGTTCGGAAGACACTGACAAGAACATCATCAATGGTATTCCCCTCCTTGTCGAGGATCTCGCCATAATGCAAGGTATTAGCTTTCGCATCTGTTAAATGCTTTCTATGAATACCCTGAAAGACTTTGTCCGTTACTTTTATCGCTTTCTCTCCACTCACACGGATGATACCTATAGCTCCACCGGGCTGAGTAGCAAGCGAGCAGATTGGCTCGCCACTCCCCGAAAGAATTGACTGGGGAGTGGATAACATTGATTGTGATATCTTATCAGTTTGTTTGCTCATAAAATATGGTTTCTTATATTCTCTCCAACACCTTCTCTATCAAGCCATCAATCGTATTCTTATAGCTTGCATTAGCTTCTTTAGCAAGTCGGTTTGCAATAACCATACATACAGTTACAGCCTTATGACCCATCAGGGTTGCAAGACCTGCAAGGGCAGATGATTCCATCTCGAAGTTGGTTACCTGCATACCATTATAAGAGAAGTTTTCTATCTTCTCATTCAATTTAGGGTCCTGCAAAGGTAAACGAAGTTCACGACCCTGTGGCCCAAAGAATCCGCCACATGCGATTGTGACGCCACGTACCATATCGTCAGAAGCAATCGTATTAAGTAATTCCTTATCAGCACATGCCACATACGGATTTCCCAACTGAGGGTCCCAGTTCACCTGCTTCTTGAACTCCGCTTCAAACTCAAGGTCACAAGCCTGGTTACGACCAGCATAGAAGTTTAGTAAACCATCAAAACCAATACTCTTAGCAGATGCAATATAAGTACCAACAGGTGTGTAAGGCTGTAATCCTCCACAAGTACCGATACGTACAAGTGTCAACTGGTGCAATTTTTCTTTCTCTGTACGTGTCTTGAAATCTATATTTGCAAGTGCATCCAGCTCATTTACAACAATATCGATATTATCACATCCAATACCTGTACTTAAAACGGTGATTCTCTTCCCATGGTATGTACCTGTGATAGCACGGAACTCACGATTAGACACCTCACATTCGGTATTATCAAAATGTGAAGCAACAAGTGCTACACGACCTGGATCACCAACAAGTATAACTTTATCTGCAAGATTCTCTGGGTTCAAGTGCAGGTGGAAGATGCTTCCATCTTCATTTATAATCAGCTCCGAAGGGGCAAAATATTTCTTCTCCATAGTTGAAAGATAATTTGGTAATATAGTGAATGATTATGTTTGAAACACAAAGATAAGCATAAATGCAGAGATAACCAAACGTTGTAAAGGAAATCACGCATACACAATGACTGACAAAAGCTTTCCTATACATAACTTCCTCAAAAAAGACACATTAACAATTATCCTCCCCTATCAAAGAGGAAGTAAGATACATTACTATCAGAGTTTTCATTGTTTATACTTCTTCAAATTCTCATTAACAATAGAATGACTTCATCCTAAAAGCATGTGACAATGTGTTTAGCCTTCCGCACACTTCGTGCGGGGCCTTAGCACCACTCGTGCTAAGCACCAGCACCACTCGTGCTAGGCCTCCGCACCATTCATGCTTTTTATTAGTAGATTTTTTGAAAAAGGTTAGTGCCTTTATTACAACTGCCAAACAGACTTATTAAGGATTCCTTTTTAGAGAAATGTTTTATTGTTCAACACTAATAAAAAATAATGTAGAGAAATTAGGATATGAGTTATTTTTTTTGTTATCTTTGCAAAAACAACAAACTAATGCGCGATGAACAGAACCAACAAAGTATTGCTTATTTACACAGGTGGCACCATTGGTATGGGGCATAACCAACGGACAGGTGCATTGGAGCCATTGGATTTCAACCATCTCGTTGACAACGTTCCCGAATTCAAACTTATCCCTACAGAGGTTGATACCTACCAGTTTGACCCTCCTATTGACTCTTCTGACATGTCACCTGTAAAATGGAAGCAGTTAGTAAAAGTTATTTCAGACCGCTATGATGAGTATGATGGTTTCGTTGTATTACATGGTACTGACACGATGTCCTATACCGCATCTGCTTTATCGTTCATGTTTGAGAACCTCACAAAGCCTATCATTCTTACAGGTTCGCAACTTCCTATTGGACAGCTTCGTACCGATGGTAAGGAGAACCTTATGACAAGTCTTGAATTGGCATCGTCTCATCATGCGGATGGCACACCTATTGTGCCAGAGGTTTGTGTCTATTTTAGTGGACACCTTCTTAGAGGCAACCGCTCAACGAAGCAAAATGCTGATGAATTCAACGCATTTGACTCATTTAACTATCCTCACCTTTGTGAAGCTGGGGTCAACTTCAACTTTAAAGAACACAATATCTTAAAGCCTGACTTCTCGAAGCCTATGGTGCCACATTTCGAGTTAGACAACAATGTTATTATCTTCTCACTCTTCCCTGGCATCGAAGAACATTTAATTCGACACACATTTGATGCTCCAGAGTTGCGAAGCATAGTCATGCGCTCGTATGGTAGTGGAAACGCACCACAACAACCATGGCTCATGAACTTACTCCGCAAAGTTACAGAGCGTGATATTATTGTTGTCAATATTAGCCAATGTATTAGTGGCCAGGTTGAGATGAACCGTTATGACACGGGCTATCAACTCAAGGATGCTGGCGTTATCAGTGGCTATGACAGTACCGTTGAGGCTGCTGTAACAAAACTGATGTTCCTGCAAGCTAAGTATAAAGACACGGAAACTATCCGTAAATACATGAATCAATCAATTGCAGGTGAAATCACTATCTATAATTGAAACCAACGAAACCTCACAAAAAGACACAAAACAAAAGTACGTAGTTAAACGACATAGAATTACAAGAGTACTCTGTGTAAACAGAGTAGAAACAGCCCAATACTTCCCAATCTCCTAGTCAACAAACTTATAAAGGAGATTAAAGAGAAATATCGGGCTGTTTCCCGTTTATATAATCGCTTGTTAGAACTTATTGCAACGCTCAAAGAAACCAATTCCCTCAAGTTCTTTCTTCATACGTGCCTCTTCCTCATCCGTCATATTCTGAAACGGAACACGATTAGGACCAAGGTCAAAGCCAATCAGTTTCATGATACGCTTACCACCAACAATATTACCACGGAAGTGACAAATGACATTGATAACCTCTTGTGAGAAGTTCTGCTTCTCACGTGCAGTCTCAATATCTCCCCTGTTCCATGCCTCAATAATACCCGTCAACTCACGTCCATTATAGTTAGTTGTACCACCGATACCACCCTTTGCACCTCCCTGTGCTAGACTTGGGAGTATTGTCTCATCTTGTCCGTGCAACATATCAAACTTTCCATCCTTGTAAAGACGGCATTGGTTGTACTCATAAAGGCTTTCAAAGGTATATTTAATACCAGCGAAGTTAGGAATACGACCATCAACAGCCTTCAACAGCTCAAGCATTGACAAGAAAGCACCATTGAAAGCAGGGATATGATAATAATAGAAAGGAAGTGAAGGAGCTGCAGCTGCAATTGTCTCACAATACTTCACTAACTCCTCAATACGACCAATCTTTGGGAATGGAGGAGCCATAGCACCAATACCCCATGCACCAATCTTCTCAGCATGTTCAGCCAAACGTACACTCTCACGCAAGCAGCAACTACCCACATGTACGATAACCTTAAAACCTTCTGGTGCTACCTGCATCCAACGTTCAGCCAACTGCATACGTTCTTCTGTTGTGAGCATATAGCCCTCACCTGATGAACCATTGATGAAAACACCCTGTAATCCGTTCTTCTGCAACATAGCAGCATAAGCCTCTATAGGCTCAAGATTGACATCGCCATTTGCATAGAATGGCGTGAACGGAGCGTCAATTAATCCGATAATCTTTTCCATAAATGATGTTGCCCTCCACCTTCTATTCTCTTCATTGCGAATTACGTGAGTGGTAAAGACGATTATATGTGATAATTATTAGCAATTATAAAAACCTCTTATTCCATATTGTCGGTTGTTGGCTTTAAACAAGAGAGTTGTAAAACCAAAGCTAAAACCACAATACCTCCTAAGATGGCAAAGCCAAGACCGAGGTTTCCACCATCTGTCCACTTGCCTAACACCTGTGTTACGACGGCACCAGCAAACACACCTGTCATATTCATGATTCCGTAAGCCGTACTACGATACTTTGAAGATATGAACTGACAAAGGATTGGCATATTGTTAGCATCAAACATACCATAACCGATACCGAAGCACAACCCTGCTCCAACAAAAGCAACAAGACTATGACCAAAACCCAACAACATCAGAGCAGGAACAGTCAGGGCAAGACCTATGGCACTGGTATAAACACGTCCGCACAGGTTACGTTGTACCCAACGGTCAGAAACGATACCTCCCATGATAACACCTATAAACGATGAGACTGCAATTGTTATTGTTGACATCGGTCCTGCAGTTGACATTGGAATGTTCAAACTATTAGCAAACAATGTTGGCAACCAGTTCTTTGTTGCCCAACCTGGAAGACTTGGTACTGCAAAGTAAAAGAGTATTACCCAGAAAGCCCATGTAGAGCAGACGATTGACAATCCACGGAAAGGATTCTTGCTTGTTTTAGCCTCTTCTTGTGAAGTACGTTTCTGTCCATGCTTAGGACTTTCTTTCATGAATAAGAGTAAGACAATTGAATAAACTATACCGATGATGCCAAACCAGTGAAAGGCAGCATTCCATGAAAGCATCGCTGCAAGTGTGGCGCCGAAACCACCCACTGCCTGGCCCACATACAGACCCGTCATGTGAATACCAATCGCCAGTGAGCGTGACTTTCCTTCATGCCAATCGGCAATAAGCGACAAAGCTGCTGGAATATAGAGTGCTTCGCTGATTCCCATAAACGCACGAAGCCAGTAAAGTTGATTGAAACTCTCTGCATATCCCATGAGCAAGGTCACAGCTGACCAAACAAAAATACTGCCTACGACAAGCCACTTGCGGTTTGCACGATCAGCTATGATTCCAGCAAACGGACTCACAAGACCATAAACCCACAGGAACACAGCCATCAAAGCACCGAATGCTTCAGCATGGTTTAACTCAGCAATATCAACTTTCATTGCTTCCTGCATTGTCGATAACATCTGTCGGTCCATATAATTGAGCAGGGCAACAAACCAGAGGAGAGCAACAAGTACCCAAGGATAATATTTTTTCATAAATGAATTTAGCCCTTTCTAACATCATCCTCTTCATTCAAAAGAAGTAAAAGAAGGCTCCGTTGAGAAAAATGGGCAATTAATGATTAATTTCAATAAGTAAGAATCGAGGAGTATTATTAGCGTTTAGGATATCTCACAACCTTATTGCTACGCACTCTTGGCTTTAGCTCACCACCAATAACATACAGACCTTGCTCCGTCTGTGCCAAAGCTGCACCAGCACGAGCCGTGTCAGGACTCTTATAGAGGACCTTCCAACCATCTGCATTATAATATAAGGTGTAAGGATTAAAACGATACCAATCTATAGGATGACTGAGATAATCTGGCTGCGGATGATTGACAGCCGAGAGGAACACATCTTTGTTTACGCCTCCCATCACAAGCAGCTGGTCTTTGGATAG from Prevotella scopos JCM 17725 encodes:
- the mnmE gene encoding tRNA uridine-5-carboxymethylaminomethyl(34) synthesis GTPase MnmE — protein: MLSTPQSILSGSGEPICSLATQPGGAIGIIRVSGEKAIKVTDKVFQGIHRKHLTDAKANTLHYGEILDKEGNTIDDVLVSVFRTPHSYTGENSTEISCHGSAYILNQVVKALIDAGCRQAQPGEYTQRAYMNGKMDLSQAEAVADLIAASNRASHQVALSQLKGHFSSELSLLREQLLKMTSLLELELDFSDHEELEFADRTELKALAEKIHQRVKSLTDSFETGKALKKGVPVAIVGKTNVGKSTLLNCLLHEEKAIVSNIHGTTRDVIEDTTEIKGVTFRFIDTAGIRHTDDQIEKLGIERAYQKMDEAAIVLWVVDDVPTAEECAEIQRLAQRKHLITIFNKIDSKAAEPRMANKELHTIYISAKLKQNINELEEAIYEAADIPEINENSVIITSARHYEALTHADESILRVMLGLDSGLSGDLISEDLRICLHQLADITGGQITTHEVLGNIFKHFCIGK
- a CDS encoding nucleoside phosphorylase; the encoded protein is MEKKYFAPSELIINEDGSIFHLHLNPENLADKVILVGDPGRVALVASHFDNTECEVSNREFRAITGTYHGKRITVLSTGIGCDNIDIVVNELDALANIDFKTRTEKEKLHQLTLVRIGTCGGLQPYTPVGTYIASAKSIGFDGLLNFYAGRNQACDLEFEAEFKKQVNWDPQLGNPYVACADKELLNTIASDDMVRGVTIACGGFFGPQGRELRLPLQDPKLNEKIENFSYNGMQVTNFEMESSALAGLATLMGHKAVTVCMVIANRLAKEANASYKNTIDGLIEKVLERI
- a CDS encoding type I asparaginase, whose amino-acid sequence is MNRTNKVLLIYTGGTIGMGHNQRTGALEPLDFNHLVDNVPEFKLIPTEVDTYQFDPPIDSSDMSPVKWKQLVKVISDRYDEYDGFVVLHGTDTMSYTASALSFMFENLTKPIILTGSQLPIGQLRTDGKENLMTSLELASSHHADGTPIVPEVCVYFSGHLLRGNRSTKQNADEFNAFDSFNYPHLCEAGVNFNFKEHNILKPDFSKPMVPHFELDNNVIIFSLFPGIEEHLIRHTFDAPELRSIVMRSYGSGNAPQQPWLMNLLRKVTERDIIVVNISQCISGQVEMNRYDTGYQLKDAGVISGYDSTVEAAVTKLMFLQAKYKDTETIRKYMNQSIAGEITIYN
- a CDS encoding dihydrodipicolinate synthase family protein — protein: MEKIIGLIDAPFTPFYANGDVNLEPIEAYAAMLQKNGLQGVFINGSSGEGYMLTTEERMQLAERWMQVAPEGFKVIVHVGSCCLRESVRLAEHAEKIGAWGIGAMAPPFPKIGRIEELVKYCETIAAAAPSLPFYYYHIPAFNGAFLSMLELLKAVDGRIPNFAGIKYTFESLYEYNQCRLYKDGKFDMLHGQDETILPSLAQGGAKGGIGGTTNYNGRELTGIIEAWNRGDIETAREKQNFSQEVINVICHFRGNIVGGKRIMKLIGFDLGPNRVPFQNMTDEEEARMKKELEGIGFFERCNKF
- a CDS encoding MFS transporter gives rise to the protein MKKYYPWVLVALLWFVALLNYMDRQMLSTMQEAMKVDIAELNHAEAFGALMAVFLWVYGLVSPFAGIIADRANRKWLVVGSIFVWSAVTLLMGYAESFNQLYWLRAFMGISEALYIPAALSLIADWHEGKSRSLAIGIHMTGLYVGQAVGGFGATLAAMLSWNAAFHWFGIIGIVYSIVLLLFMKESPKHGQKRTSQEEAKTSKNPFRGLSIVCSTWAFWVILFYFAVPSLPGWATKNWLPTLFANSLNIPMSTAGPMSTITIAVSSFIGVIMGGIVSDRWVQRNLCGRVYTSAIGLALTVPALMLLGFGHSLVAFVGAGLCFGIGYGMFDANNMPILCQFISSKYRSTAYGIMNMTGVFAGAVVTQVLGKWTDGGNLGLGFAILGGIVVLALVLQLSCLKPTTDNME